One genomic window of Trichosurus vulpecula isolate mTriVul1 chromosome X, mTriVul1.pri, whole genome shotgun sequence includes the following:
- the LOC118832567 gene encoding E3 ubiquitin-protein ligase RNF170-like yields MAKQPSKVHGLRTEDSLIEGVSDQVLVAVLLGFAFLAVLGYALLRSAQQHIHPNNRELVRVLREQLHREQDPPAPRPQFYTDLSCPICLHHASLPIETNCGHLFCGNCLIAYWRYGSWLGMVSCPICRQTVTLLFPVFGEDVHSLDSRRLHQDIHDYNRRFSGQPRSIMDRLMDLPTLLRHAFRELFSVGGLFWMFRIRIVLCLVGAFFYLISPLDLVPEGLFGILGFLDDFFVIFLLLIYISIMYREVITQRLNR; encoded by the coding sequence ATGGCCAAGCAACCCTCTAAGGTGCACGGTTTGCGAACCGAGGACTCTCTCATCGAAGGAGTCAGTGACCAGGTGCTAGTGGCCGTGCTGCTTGGCTTTGCcttcctggctgtcctgggctatgCCCTTCTAAGAAGTGCTCAGCAGCACATCCATCCCAACAACCGCGAGCTCGTCAGGGTACTGAGAGAACAACTCCACAGGGAGCAAGATCCTCCAGCCCCTCGACCTCAGTTCTACACGGACCTGTCCTGTCCCATCTGTTTACATCATGCCTCTCTTCCCATCGAAACCAACTGTGGCCACCTTTTCTGCGGCAACTGCCTTATTGCTTACTGGCGTTATGGTTCATGGCTTGGGATGGTCAGTTGTCCGATCTGTCGACAAACAGTGACTTTGCTATTTCCTGTGTTTGGTGAAGATGTCCATTCTCTTGATTCCCGGCGTTTACATCAAGATATTCATGATTACAACCGACGGTTCTCGGGGCAGCCCCGGTCTATTATGGACAGACTTATGGATCTCCCCACTCTGCTAAGGCATGCATTCCGGGAACTGTTTTCGGTGGGTGGACTTTTCTGGATGTTTCGCATCAGGATTGTCCTGTGTTTAGTGGGAGCCTTTTTCTACCTGATATCACCTTTGGATTTGGTTCCTGAAGGCTTGTTTGGGATTCTGGGGTTTCTGGACGATTTCTTTGTCATCTTTCTCTTGCTTATTTACATCTCTATCATGTATAGGGAGGTAATAACACAAAGGCTGAACAGATGA